A window from Onychostoma macrolepis isolate SWU-2019 chromosome 07, ASM1243209v1, whole genome shotgun sequence encodes these proteins:
- the LOC131543858 gene encoding uncharacterized protein LOC131543858 produces MPCRSSNCSCRSLHLYFPTAIAVTASTEASSSFQKPHSLFRFHRSAHSRRTLYPYFPLISTSHCRSSTCSRRSLYLYFPLPQQCPLPQEPVSLLSSAAAVPASAEATLSFRCRSSAVSIEATFSFQIPQKCSLPQDPLSLLPTHLYFSLPQQYLLPQEPVSLLSSAAAVPASAGACISTAHSSLFSTVAAVPASAEATFSFQMLQQCPLPQKPHSLFRYRSSARLNRSHILFSDVAAVPASAEATFSFQMLQQCPLPQKPHSLFRCRSSARLNRSHILFSDVAAVPASAEATFSFRRRSSARLNRSHILFSDVAAVPASAEATFSFQMPQQCPLPQ; encoded by the exons ATGCC atgccgtagcagtaaCTGCTCCTGCAGGAGCTTGCATCTGTATTTCCCTACTGCCATAGCAGTGACCGcttccacagaagcctcctccTCTTTTCAG aagccacattctcttttcagattccACAGAAGTGCTCACTCCCGCAGGACCCTCTATCCCTACTTCCCACTCATCTCTACTTCTCACTGCCGCAGCAGTacctgctcccgcaggagcctgtatctctacttccctctgccgcagcagtgcccgctcccgcaggagcctgtatctctactttcctctgccgcagcagtgcccgcttccgcagaagctaCATTAtctttcagatgccgtagcagtgccgtctcaatagaagccacattctcttttcagattccACAGAAGTGCTCACTCCCGCAGGACCCTCTATCCCTACTTCCCACTCATCTCTACTTCTCACTGCCGCAGCAGTacctgctcccgcaggagcctgtatctctactttcctctgccgcagcagtgcccgcttccgcaggAGCCTGTATCTCTACTGCCCACTCATCTCTATTTTCCACTGTCGCAGCAGTGCCTGCTTctgcagaagccacattctcttttcagatgttgcagcagtgcccgcttccgcagaagccacattctcttttcagataccGTAGCAGTGCCCGTCTCaatagaagccacattctcttttcagatgttgcagcagtgcccgcttccgcagaagccacattctcttttcagatgttgcagcagtgcccgcttccgcagaagccacattctcttttcagatgccgtagcagtgcccgtctcaatagaagccacattcttttttcagatgttgcagcagtgcccgcttccgcagaagccacattctctttcagaCGCCGTAGCAGTGCCCGTCTCaatagaagccacattctcttttcagatgttgcagcagtgcccgcttctgcagaagccacattctcttttcagatgccgcagcagtgtccgcTCCCGCAGTAG